Proteins encoded by one window of Lathyrus oleraceus cultivar Zhongwan6 chromosome 1, CAAS_Psat_ZW6_1.0, whole genome shotgun sequence:
- the LOC127121380 gene encoding microtubule-destabilizing protein 60 produces the protein MTPEKPSHTENLNPNLSNRSVLQTSLNKNINVVSHQNRIRQRKFVVAKKKKNRCSEKKTVLCKCKENSDGGKCVCEAYENLRASQEGFFDKDNIFDDEGGVKEEETEEEKAENVLEEVIEANLIIHDVGNEERKLDEDDDDDDDDDEEDEEDEEDEGKGCHTAMVKRRRERVLEEARNSVPENGKVKHLVKAFERLLSINIFKEKENDDEKKKVMKWALPGLQFQPGFNESETGEVDGGCDEMFNCILTSEQLGLDQRNSVSSSWDCGNGSACGRNSSGGRRSRRSSLESSSVVGGRRWKKKQKLKITSQKPFKLRTEQRGKMKEEQLMKKVKDILTEEEKLRIPIAQGLPWTIDEPECLVKPPVKESTKPIDVKLHSDIRAIDRAEFDHQVAEKLSLIEQQKMEMERQQKLAEEEEIRRLRKELIPKAQPMPYFDRPFIPRRSMKHPTIPREPKFHIPHHKKIKCLSLNEMKSYSSYFN, from the exons ATGACTCCAGAGAAACCCTCGCACACTGAAAATCTGAATCCCAACTTGTCTAATCGTAGCGTTCTTCAAACATCATTGAACAAGAACATTAATGTTGTTTCGCATCAGAATAGAATTCGTCAGAGGAAGTTTGTTGTGgcgaagaagaagaagaatcgGTGCTCTGAGAAGAAAACGGTTTTGTGCAAGTGTAAGGAAAATAGTGATGGAGGTAAGTGTGTTTGTGAAGCATATGAGAATTTAAGGGCTTCCCAAGAAGGATTTTTCGATAAAGATAATATTTTTGATGATGAGGGGGGAGTGAAAGAGGAAGAGACAGAAGAAGAGAAAGCTGAGAATGTTCTTGAAGAGGTTATTGAAGCGAATTTGATTATTCATGATGTTGGTAATGAAGAAAGGAAattggatgaagatgatgatgacgatgatgatgatgatgaagaggatgaagaggatgaagaggatgAAGGAAAGGGTTGTCATACTGCTATGGTGAAGCGTAGGAGGGAGAGAGTATTGGAAGAGGCGAGGAATAGTGTTCCGGAGAATGGGAAGGTTAAGCATTTGGTGAAGGCTTTTGAGAGGCTTTTGAGTATAAATATTTTTAAGGAGAAAGAGAATGATGATGAGAAGAAGAAAGTGATGAAATGGGCATTACCTGGATTGCAATTTCAACCAGGTTTTAACGAATCTGAAACTGGAGAAGTTGATGGTGGTTGTGATGAAATGTTTAATTGCATTTTGACATCTGAACAGCTTGGATTGGATCAAAGGAATTCGGTTTCGTCTTCTTGGGATTGCGGCAATGGAAG TGCTTGTGGCAGGAATTCTTCTGGTGGTAGAAGAAGTAGAAGAAGT AGCTTGGAATCATCTAGTGTTGTTGGAGGAAGAAGGTGGAAGAAGAAGCAGAAGCTAAAAATCACTAGTCAGAAACCTTTTAAGCTAAGAACTGAG CAAAGGGGAAAGATGAAAGAGGAACAGCTTATGAAGAAGGTAAAAGATATTTTGACAGAAGAAGAGAAATTGAGGATACCGATTGCACAAGGTCTTCCATGGACCATAGATGAGCCCGAG TGCTTAGTAAAACCTCCGGTAAAAGAAAGCACGAAGCCTATTGATGTAAAGCTTCATAGTGATATAAGGGCCATTGATCGCGCCGAGTTTGATCATCAG GTGGCTGAGAAATTGAGTCTCATAGAACAACagaaaatggaaatggaaagaCAGCAAAAG TTGGCTGAAGAGGAAGAGATTCGTAGATTGAGGAAGGAACTCATTCCTAAAGCACAGCCAATGCCTTATTTCGACCGACCTTTTATTCCAAGAAG GTCGATGAAGCATCCAACAATACCAAGAGAACCAAAATTTCACATACCACACCATAAGAAGATCAAGTGTTTGTCATTGAATGAAATGAAATCATACTCTTCATACTTCAACTGA